ACCactgtaaaacatcaaacatgcaaaacaatttGGAGAATGTTGTTATGTATCACTGAAAGACAACTACATTGCTGTGCCAGTGTCAAAAAACATGATGTGTTCATATCACCCAGTACACAGCTGAACAACATGTCTTGTTCAGCTCGATTGCTTCGTTATTTGCATTGGATTTGTGACAGCCATCGCGGATACCGACTGCCTTATGTGTATAATAAAAGTTAATTATCCACCTTCCTCCTCACGTTTTGGATGGACTGGTACATTCCACTTGGTGATTACTGTATTAGGGTATTGCAAGGGGGCTATTTCTACCTGAAACtatgacacttacatgtatatacacagattACCTGTATCAACTGATCACTTTATATCATTTCTCCCCATGCCCAAAACCAGTGTAATTTGTTAACGTTGAAGTCAAGAATGGAACTggaaatgaaatcaaagaacGTTGACAGGGATGTCGAGATGGCAGGAGAGCAACACAAGTCTCCTGTTTCTTGGGCGTTACATCTGGAAAATCGCGACCCAAAATTCATCAACTCGCAACTCACCGTGAGTATATGACTGACAAAAGTCTTAAACTTGTGGATTCATAATACCCAGTACTCATCGTGTTTAACAATACCAATAAGAGACCTGTTAGTTGCGGGAAATTAGTAAAATAGcagtgtgtaaataaataagcaatacATATATTCTAAATGTAAGGAATCATTTAAACATCACTAACTGTTATTAGGAATAAACGCACAAACCAAGGaagctttgttttattttggggAACGGTTTATAATATAGAAAAAGGTGATTCAGTCACATTGCAGATTTTCAATTGTCTTTCGTGCAGGTTAACTTCAGGGATGTTCTGGGCGAACCGGAGGGTATTCGTAGTGTGGACTGCGTTTGGCTGACCTCTGACCGATGTTTCAATCTGTGGAAATCTCTCTGTTACCGCAGTTCAACTCTCCTGTGTGGAATTTGTCTGGCTATATCTTGGGGGTGTCAGTTTGCTTTTATCGCCTTCCTCCACGTCTGGTATATCACACCTCTTATGAAAGTCATGGAACTGAACTGTATCTATGCCAAGCGATTGTACGGTCTTTGCATTGGATGCTGTCTTAACCCAGTCTTTGAGTCCATTGGCAATATATTCAACGCCTTCAAGGGCAGATAATAGTTTATGTTGGAGTTGTAAAACATGGGCTTCATGTATGGGAAATTTCTCTCATATTCACGGCAATGAAATATgtcattttaaacaatttttgttcAGATATAGGGGTCTTTGATAGTGCCTTTTATGAGAAGTGGTAGTCATGTTAGTGACTCTGCAATTGGATCGAAAAATGGATAACTCAGTAGCCTTGTGATTCTCATAAAAACCTAAAGCTGTATTTATTCTTTACTGTTCTTTTTAGGTGTCATTACCGATTCGTATACAACAAATGGTATGAACAGATTTTTTGGGTACTACTAATTCAACTGGCTACTTTTAATatctggaaataaataaatacactgataTGCATAGTCCATTAGCgatcatatatatgttttaatgaTAGAGATATACTATCAGCCTCGAATAGTCCTGAGTTTCGctcaggctgtgcccggttccctccaccataatgctggcggccgtcgtttaagtgaatattcatgagtacggccgcgtaaaacacctatgaaataagtaaatggtAAGAGATACCTTCATAAAACTTCTGAATTAAATACATATCCATGTGTCGCCCATAGCCTTACTTGTGTTTTATTAATGGATACATCTTCCTAAATTTTCTAATTGTGCTCAGACATGCATGATTGTTTAACATAACTTAATCACGTGACAGAGCATTTAAAGTATATAACTTATCATTACTTTGTCTACAAAATCATCAGGCGCTTATATATCTAAGGTTGGACCATTTTGGTGTGGATTATGATATGGTTCATAGACAAGTGGTATCTGTACAATTGCTTTGATAGACGAAATTGGAATGTGGAGAAATATTTCAAAGCCGTGTTTGTAGCGCACTGTTgttcacaacatacatgtatatatggctgattgttgtttttccCGTGTTTACATGCATGGCACCCCTACGGTAGCATGTATGCCATGTATGTAACGGTCTTTTTATTTGTAGTATGAGGGTTGTACATATATCCGGTATTCGTGTTATATATAGAATGAGAGTTGTTTCACCATTGGTCAGGGTACAAGTaggttatataggcctactaatcatgtggatttaatgtagATTACAGCTATAGGGTTTTAGATCTTACAGATCTGAATGAGCTTTTCTAAGCACCACGCACTCTACTGGGTCGCTTATAAGGCGGCATCCTTCAAGAAAATGTTCAgtgcttttgttttattaataaaatgcAAATTCGTTTTTCTTATTCATCATGCTATATTCCATTTTCATGTAACAGTTTTCAGCTAAGAGATCAGTACAACATATTTCCACGTTCTTCAGTATTCTTTTGCCTTCTATTGGAGTAATCCATTGTTTATCCAAGTTAATGATGAATaaagttttacttttgtgaaCGACATGACTATTGATCtaaatgtgtttttcatattgttcatttaacaaattgtaacattttattgCATTAAATGCAAATTTAGACAATaagacatattatatatattttagagAGTGGCATTGTAATATAAAAGCAATGCTTTTTCAATATTATACTTTGGCCCCTGGACGTTATTCGCACGTTACATATAAATTGCTGTCCTTGCCACATCTAATCGCTTTCCTGCACTGGTAATTCTTTACAAAGCTTAAGCTTGGTATTATATAAGCAGAATTTCCCGGGTACGCTTTTTCAGTGTTCCATCGCAACCGTGtcacacaatttttcagtatataAGGGGTACGATCGTACACAGGTTACCAGTCAGAGTTGCAAACATCATTATTTGTGCAGAACCAATTCCCGAGAGAACGAAAATATGGATTTAGACTTGGTTAACCGCGATCCTAATTCCATCAACAACCATGTGCAGGTGAGTTTCATCCCGTTTCACATAAAATAACCCCATGTTTTGGCTGTTCTGCTCCCGTATTTGTGTCTGGGGTTTCGGGGCTTGTCATTCGTGTACCCCAGGATGTCTCGATGGACCTGGAAATCACCAGCCATAAAATAACTCAAAATAAAAAGTGATTTCACGTTACATAACATTTTCTGTGTTCATTACATATGGTACCTTAAAGTAGAGAAATATTGTGTCTCACGTCACTTACAACAGATACTTCGTGAGAGGCTATGGTGTATTCCACCAATCCCAACCTATGGTCagtgttcattttaaaactttacattGCTAAGGTGATGGGACTTTATTTGCACTTGCTATTGCGTGGACCTTCGGGAAGGGTTTCAATGTTTTAAAGGCATGGAGATTCGTTATTACGTTTTCCCAAGCATACGAAACTGTATCCACATAACTCTCTTACAAAAAAGGATACAATATTCAACACTTTcatttatatcaacaatggACCTTTGTGTCTGAAATATGGAGTCAAGAAAATCTCTCCTTCTCTGGCCAAGATATACCTCACCAGGAAACACATATTACTAataatgactgattttattaCAGGTTGCTTTCGAGGATGTATTGGCTGAACCGGAGGATGTCCGTTCTATGAACTGTGTCTGGAAATTCACCTACAAATGTTTCACTCTCTGGAAGCAGCTTTGTTATAACATTGCCACTTTCTGTTGTGGGCTGTGTATCGCCATGAACTGGGGCTGTATCTTCGCTGAGACGGCCTTCTATCACATCTGGTACATCACACCCTACCTGAAATGGCTGGAGATCAACTGCGAACCAATGAGGAAGTTATTCAGGATGTGCTTGAGTTGTTGTCTCGATCCGGTCTGTGAATCCATAGGTACTGTTTTCCATGCTTGCAAGAAAGGTGATAGCGTCTGAAGACGCCAAAAACAAACTTTCACCAAGCAACTGAAGAACCTGTAAGCAGAGGTGTTTATTGGTCCATATAAATAGACCTTAATGTATTTCTCTGCAAGAAATGAGGCTACCTGTAACTCTTTCACTCTATCGCTCCACACAAATCCTACAGAAGACAGAAgaagacaaataaaatataacccATATAAGTTTATAATATAAGTTTTTGTTCAtgttgcttttttatttatttatttttttttattttaatttatttctttgctgatGTTGAATGTTATAACAAAGGCTTGCAGAAGATCTAGGAAGATCTATATTGCATGTTTGTATGAATTTGTGTATTGGAACTGgatattatttcatgttttcagtACAGTAGTTTCACTGTAATTGAACGCATGGAATATAACATGTGTAACAGTAACGTGTGATGATTGCTACCTGTCTTGGCGGCTagatatttacagtgctgcctcactggaacacaacTTTATGCAGACACCAGTCAATATGCACCACCAAGTCGCAGTACGCTGTTACCTTTCCGAGCCCGGAGCAATTAGGGAGAAATCGAAATCACCATAAAATCAAACAGACTGTTTTCATGATGTTCTGTTTAGTATAATGGCACACATCGCTGATGCCAAAGCGTTTACTTTCTTAAAGAGAGATATTTTAGAGAGAAATGTTCCAGCTTGAATGACATCTTTTTTCTCAACCATTAAGCCTATATTCCGGATTCCTTAACGTTGTCCTCTTCGTCACCTAGCATATCAGTCATTTCTGATCGAATTCCTTATCACCTATCAGTGGCCAGATACTCTGATACTTTTAAGTCAGAGACACCGACGTCTTGAGAACGCTCGACTGCACTACAGCGCAGGCTATAATGTACAGAaagggaaaatgtaggtcagacactggcaaataaaaaaataaaaaattaatgtttaaagacggggttcgtAACTCCATCCACTCTGGTATGATATGATAAGTTTGACTATTAACTCCAAAATCAGTACACTGCAAACACGGAACTAGAAACCATGCTTTAAATGAAGTGTATTTAGAAATTTCAAGTGATTCCTAATCGACtgacaatgtttttaaaaagaaGTGAATGTATATATACGGAAATGCATGACTTGCCCGTTGCATGGCACGGCCTGTGACAAAAAATTGTTTctctacattttattttcaaatacagttACATAAATCAACGGTAGATAATTGTTCGCATAACGTAAAATTTAGGTGTCAAACTTGTTTCATCATAAAGCTGATTTGCGCTTATTTTTGTAATCTCTTAAGTCTGTCTAATCAAAGCTAGTTATAGCTCAGTGTTACAGGTAATTACTGATCACAGGTGTAAAACTATAGAAAATGTcgatatatattaaatatataacagcaatatatttggaaaatattcataaaacaaGAAGAACAGAAATATCATGCCATCATGTATTTCTTGTGCTTAATCTACTTTATGACAATTGACCTGTGCACATTTGCATGTTGGGTCAACTGCTAGACATGTCAGACAGTTGTCTTGCATGAGAACTCAACCATCCCATGTTATTACATCTGCCGACACGGAAGACTGTTCAATTATAATGCAAGAACATTCACTGCCTCTGCGGCCTATTCACGGAAAAAGAAGACAGTGATATTGTTGATGGGCCAGCGAGTTGGAAGAAAGGCAGAACCTCTTTCATTCACCAGTTTTAAAGCTAATAATTGAGCGTAAATTGTGAAGAAACCACCGTTTGGGGGCACTTAAAAACTCTTTGGATAATAAGAAAcgccttgatacatgtatactgagttGCCATTGGAGATGCtgatgttttgttgttaataaGACCTGGCCTCCTATTTAAAAAGAGCGGAAAATGAAAAGTTCTTGCTAACCTCTCTCCAGAACGCTCCAGACCACACCGGACCTGTGCAAAATCGCCAGCCTACAAAATGCCTGAGATCGATCTCATCAGCCGCGACCCCAACGCAATCAATTCccacatacaggtacatagtTTTTTTTCCAACAGGTACAACAGGCAAAAGATTCCAAATATGCCTTCACATATTTATGCTTTTAATTTTGCTTCttcttaatattttttgtagtaagaatatattatatatatatatatatatatatatatatatatatatatatatatatatataaaattaatctgttcaaaGTTTCATTAGACAATGTCATTGTTCTATAACATTGACATTCGGACCCGCTTTGATTTTATCGATTCAGTGTTTCTGAATCACCTTACGAAttgtttgaaatataaatatgtgaaaCTTGAGACTGAGGTGGAAATGCATGTTTTGGGGAAATTTAGCTGCTAATGGGATTTACGTTTTTTAGTTCCAGGGGGAAAATTGTTGGAGTTTACCTCACTCATTGCATACTATATTAAGGAAAGAACATGGATTTCGTAATATAACTTTCTGACTTCGAAATACATGTGTaaggtttttcttttcaaaaatttatttgctAACATAATcttgaatatttaaaaaatgaagatGTTTGATGATCTTTACAGGTCGCTTTCGAGGATGTTTTGGCTGAACCTGAAGGAATTCACAGCTTCGACTGTGTCTGGAGATTTTCCTACCTCTGCTTTGAATTTTGGAAGAATTTTTGCTACAAGCTTGCTACTTTGTGCTGTGGGCTTTGCATCGCCATGAACTGGGGATGTGTCTTTGCCGAGACCGCCTTTTACCACGTTTGGTACATTACACCAGCCCTCAAGATTATGGAAATCAACTGCGGGCCATGGAAGAAATGTTGCCGAATCTGCCTCAGCTGCCTTATGGACCCATGCTGCGAGTCTATGGGGTTACTTTTCCATAAGTTTGAAAGGCATATGTAGTTTACAATATGTTTACAATGAATGACTTGCAGACTCATGGTTAAGCCGTACGTCGTATGGATTGGCCAGCTAAAAACCAGATATCATGTACATAGCAAGTTGTGAGTCTCAGAAAGCTGATGGTGTCTCTTGTGAACGAAGGAGTCCGACAGGAAAACGAAATCCAGAATGCGTTAAACATTAGGCCTAAGTCACGTCACAATCACAATCTGTCAATTTGGGAAGTGGACATTCTAGTACAAATTGCTGTATCTCAAGGGATTATTTCGTTTCGAAACGTGGTAATGTTGACTTTAATAGCAAATCAAAGTACAAAGAAAAAGTGTACCTCGTTTATAGGCAAAAATTGTATGTCGGAAATGCCTAAACATGTGACTTGTTGATAAATAATAGATAGTTCTGATAATAACAGGAAAGTACATAACCGCATTCAAGAAACCATGTATTTGTGTTAGccttcatatgtatatatatattcatggttgaaataaaaccaaaagttCTCCACTCATCTAAGGCAAATGTGTATTAAATTTGTACAACCGAGTACAGTAAGTGTAACACTTCGTGAAAACTACACTTTGAATCCTCGGGTAAAGGACCACAGTCTTGGATCTACTAATAGGTTTGTATGGTCTGTCATTCAGAGGCTAAACGAGTCACTGCTGTTATACCCTACCCAGTGGTTTGGTTAAAAAGGAAGCCCGCCTCATCAAGCGGTAATCCAAGGTCAGTCATGTCTTAGAATTTAAAATCGATAACATTGACACCACCGCGATTTGCACTTAATTTAAGACGAACAGGCGTCGTATCTGGTATTTAGGCATtccattccagtgaggcagaaCCCTGACTTTGTCGGCATTGGGTCAGACCTGTATTCTATACAACAAGACGTTGAAACATTGTTGGAAGCGACGTTAAACTCGAGTCAGTCGAGCGAACACAAAAACACTGCGTGCAtgatgtatttgtacattaGGATGACATCTTTCTAATGTCTATGGTTACAAGTTCATTTCGAATGCTGACCAATTACTTTAGGCCGAAAATGATCCCACTGCAAAATTCCACCATAGCAAAAATGCACTAAATATTAAAAGGATATAATGAACAATCGGCTGTAAGCCGTCTGTcgctttttttgtaaaataaaatagttttcGTCAAAATGAAACACGTAAAATATGACAAATCATACTATTCTTGAAACATCGCTTCAATTTCTGACTGAATCTGGCCAATGTATCCAATTGAACAATTAATTAGTATCACGgctgtgttaaaatgatttcagtTAATTTACATGATATATTTCATATAGCCTAACTTAAATGACATGTAGTTTAGATTTAGGGCCTATTTGTGTAATTCACATCATTCATACATCAAAGATTACGAAAACGATGGGGTTATGCTTTATTGGCGACAGTTTCATTGTGTGTGCCGTTGATAGGGTAAGCAACACTTTACGTGTGCCTGCCTGGTCTGTTTCTTTacctcattggtgttttacgccgtgcaaACCCGAGAGAATACGTTTTGGTGTGCGTACACGCATGTGTAGTGTCGCAACGATATTTAGAGGACTGTCGAGGTAATCCTCATATTCCTCTTCACACCTATTAACCAATATAGACTATTAGGCATGCTCAGGTATTCTTTCCTATTGTGTGTGGATGTACCTCAGTCAGCTTTAACACAGCTTTATACAAGCGTGCGTTGTgaagcctgtatacatgtataattcagaCTGTTGACTTATATATAAGCTTTAGAATATGACTGTTCTCATCATTTAAGGTTTCTATACCCGAAATATATGCGTTTAATAACCGGCTCTCCTCAACACCTTAGAAAATGGGATATACGCGCTGTTATATGTTAATGGTGATACTCCTAGTCATTTGACAATGTGGAGCAAGTGagataaaaataacataaaaca
Above is a window of Liolophura sinensis isolate JHLJ2023 chromosome 7, CUHK_Ljap_v2, whole genome shotgun sequence DNA encoding:
- the LOC135471027 gene encoding caveolin-3-like; this encodes MELEMKSKNVDRDVEMAGEQHKSPVSWALHLENRDPKFINSQLTVNFRDVLGEPEGIRSVDCVWLTSDRCFNLWKSLCYRSSTLLCGICLAISWGCQFAFIAFLHVWYITPLMKVMELNCIYAKRLYGLCIGCCLNPVFESIGNIFNAFKGR
- the LOC135471028 gene encoding caveolin-1-like, whose amino-acid sequence is MDLDLVNRDPNSINNHVQVAFEDVLAEPEDVRSMNCVWKFTYKCFTLWKQLCYNIATFCCGLCIAMNWGCIFAETAFYHIWYITPYLKWLEINCEPMRKLFRMCLSCCLDPVCESIGTVFHACKKGDSV
- the LOC135471029 gene encoding caveolin-1-like; this encodes MPEIDLISRDPNAINSHIQVAFEDVLAEPEGIHSFDCVWRFSYLCFEFWKNFCYKLATLCCGLCIAMNWGCVFAETAFYHVWYITPALKIMEINCGPWKKCCRICLSCLMDPCCESMGLLFHKFERHM